One window from the genome of Aeromonas sp. FDAARGOS 1405 encodes:
- a CDS encoding motility associated factor glycosyltransferase family protein, whose protein sequence is MSDDLFNQHGRLISQRWPALWPRLLAQDVESLPAELTEGLGSTLSLHGIQLTSRHDRVKEAEQQAASLPEQPVLHLYGTGLGDLPRALLGRSSLKRLEVKIMNGALFALVLRLLDQQDWLTDPRVELMMAGDEGEVRLPFFALPPELLLVEDAAARIRDRLVSEIDLPFARARFDAEHPDITRRLAENRDLLAGDGDVASLFGLAQGKQALIVASGPTLQHNLATLQAQLQRRRQDYLLISVDTALAFLLSHGIRPDIVVTIDDAIHGNRLPAAQSAQTTLVYYPTVPTAALLAWQGPRKTAYSRSPMYQQLRQTLPKGVLHSGGSVIHPAVDLAVQMGCHQVILLGTDFAFPGELTHSGWADGALGPSAALALSWALDGHGRRVKTNPNFSAYRTELERYIARHPEVQFWNCSREGAEIAGCRYHPEYVQ, encoded by the coding sequence ATGAGTGATGATCTCTTCAACCAGCACGGCAGGCTCATCAGCCAGCGCTGGCCCGCCCTCTGGCCCCGCTTGCTGGCACAGGACGTTGAAAGCCTGCCGGCCGAGCTGACCGAAGGGCTCGGCTCCACCCTAAGCCTCCACGGCATCCAGCTCACCAGCCGGCACGATCGGGTGAAAGAAGCCGAGCAGCAGGCCGCCAGCCTGCCCGAGCAGCCGGTGCTGCACCTCTACGGCACCGGGCTCGGCGATCTGCCGCGCGCTCTGCTGGGGCGCAGCAGCCTCAAGCGGCTGGAAGTGAAGATCATGAATGGCGCCCTGTTTGCCCTGGTACTGCGGCTGCTAGACCAGCAGGACTGGCTGACTGACCCCAGGGTCGAGCTGATGATGGCCGGCGACGAAGGGGAGGTGCGGCTGCCCTTCTTCGCCCTGCCGCCCGAGCTGCTGCTGGTGGAAGATGCCGCCGCCCGCATCCGCGACCGGCTGGTGAGTGAAATCGACTTGCCGTTCGCCCGGGCTAGGTTCGACGCCGAGCACCCCGACATCACCCGGCGGCTGGCCGAAAACCGCGATCTCCTGGCCGGCGACGGCGATGTGGCCTCCCTGTTCGGTCTGGCTCAGGGCAAGCAGGCGCTGATCGTGGCGAGTGGCCCAACCCTGCAGCACAACCTGGCCACCCTGCAGGCCCAGTTGCAGCGCCGTCGGCAGGATTACCTGCTGATCAGCGTCGATACCGCGCTGGCGTTTTTGCTCAGCCACGGTATCCGGCCCGACATCGTCGTCACCATCGATGACGCCATCCACGGCAACCGGCTGCCCGCCGCCCAGTCGGCCCAGACCACCCTGGTCTATTACCCCACGGTTCCCACGGCAGCCCTGCTGGCCTGGCAGGGGCCGCGCAAGACCGCCTACTCCCGCAGCCCCATGTATCAGCAACTGCGGCAGACGCTCCCCAAGGGCGTGCTGCACTCGGGCGGCAGCGTCATTCATCCCGCCGTGGATCTCGCCGTGCAGATGGGTTGCCACCAGGTCATCCTGCTGGGTACCGACTTCGCCTTTCCCGGCGAGCTCACCCACTCGGGCTGGGCCGACGGTGCGCTCGGTCCCAGCGCCGCGCTGGCACTCAGCTGGGCCCTCGACGGCCATGGCCGGCGGGTCAAGACCAATCCGAACTTTTCCGCCTACCGCACCGAGCTCGAGCGCTACATAGCGC
- the pseI gene encoding pseudaminic acid synthase, translating into MQIAHQSIGPAQAPYVIAELSANHNGNLDRALAIMTAAREAGASAVKLQTYRPDTITLNSDRPEFQIHGGLWDGRNLYDLYEWAHTPWEWHQALFAKGRELGLTVFSSPFDFSAVDLLESLDCPAYKIASFELVDLPLIRYAAQTGKPLIMSTGMANEAEIAAAVDIALKHGNGQLALLHCVSGYPAPAAEYNLRTIPMLRQRFGVEVGLSDHTLGSATAIAATALGATLIEKHFTLARADGGPDCAFSMEPAELTELVASVNTAHAALGVADYQLTASEQGNRAFRRSLYLVKEMAAGEQLTAAHIKSVRPALGLPPADYDRLIGKRVNRSLSANQPLSWEWIDNDE; encoded by the coding sequence ATGCAGATCGCCCATCAATCCATCGGCCCGGCGCAGGCTCCCTACGTGATCGCCGAGCTGTCGGCCAACCACAACGGCAACCTGGATCGCGCCCTGGCCATCATGACCGCCGCCAGGGAAGCCGGGGCCAGTGCGGTCAAGCTGCAGACCTACCGGCCCGACACCATCACCCTCAACAGTGATCGGCCCGAGTTCCAGATCCACGGCGGCCTCTGGGATGGTCGCAACCTGTACGACCTTTACGAGTGGGCGCACACCCCCTGGGAGTGGCACCAAGCACTGTTTGCCAAAGGGCGCGAGCTGGGGCTGACGGTCTTCAGCAGTCCGTTCGACTTCAGTGCGGTGGATCTGCTGGAATCCCTCGACTGCCCGGCCTACAAGATCGCCTCCTTCGAGCTGGTGGATCTGCCCCTCATCCGCTACGCTGCCCAGACCGGCAAGCCGCTTATCATGTCCACCGGCATGGCGAACGAGGCCGAGATCGCCGCCGCGGTCGATATTGCGCTCAAGCATGGCAACGGCCAGCTGGCCCTGCTGCACTGTGTCAGCGGCTATCCGGCGCCGGCAGCCGAGTACAACCTGCGTACCATCCCCATGTTGCGCCAGCGCTTCGGGGTCGAGGTGGGGCTCTCCGATCACACCCTCGGCTCTGCCACCGCCATCGCCGCCACCGCGCTCGGGGCCACCCTGATCGAGAAACACTTCACCCTGGCCCGCGCCGACGGCGGACCGGATTGCGCCTTCTCCATGGAACCGGCTGAACTTACCGAACTGGTAGCCTCGGTCAATACCGCTCATGCCGCCCTCGGTGTGGCAGATTACCAGCTCACCGCCAGTGAACAGGGTAACCGCGCGTTTCGCCGCTCCCTCTATCTGGTCAAGGAGATGGCCGCCGGCGAGCAGCTCACCGCAGCGCATATCAAGTCGGTGCGCCCCGCCCTCGGCCTGCCCCCGGCCGATTACGATCGGCTCATCGGCAAGCGGGTCAACCGCAGCCTGAGTGCCAATCAACCGCTGAGCTGGGAGTGGATAGATAACGATGAGTGA
- the pseG gene encoding UDP-2,4-diacetamido-2,4,6-trideoxy-beta-L-altropyranose hydrolase — MTFRVAFRLDAGAEIGLGHLMRCLAIADRLHAAGAECHFLCHDLPAHLLSLLRPHHHHPLSALDAAGPLPGLQPDWLVFDHYQIDQRLETQLAAHCRRVLVIDDLADRPHHCQLLLDQGPLRRTADYQPLTPADCRLLLGTDYALLRPAYRRLARPHASQWQRGLVCFGGADPAGACLVTLNSLAKLPWARTISWTLVAGGANPFWPELEQRVAELADLDLVLLRQSDQMADLMSRHDFAIGAAGGMTWERACLGLPTLAVPIVDNQQFNDQVIARFQLAERLTLSELAEPERLLQALHRLEQQSDDYRRRGQQQVDGLGLDRLTARLLQQSDYQLLPDGQQWQLRHDDRPLLTLTLNGQQLTWQATRPLQPAEWQELAHRLQTIFSQFPLYLAEPPQIAPPAPWQLAPQGWQLGTGV, encoded by the coding sequence ATGACGTTTAGGGTTGCCTTCCGGCTCGACGCCGGCGCCGAGATCGGGCTGGGCCACCTGATGCGTTGCCTGGCCATCGCCGATCGGCTGCACGCCGCCGGGGCCGAGTGCCACTTCCTCTGCCACGATCTGCCGGCGCACCTGCTGTCGTTGCTGCGGCCCCATCACCATCATCCCCTGAGCGCGCTGGACGCCGCCGGCCCGTTGCCTGGCTTGCAGCCCGATTGGCTGGTGTTTGATCACTACCAGATTGACCAGCGGCTCGAAACCCAGCTGGCCGCCCACTGCCGCCGCGTGCTGGTGATCGATGATCTGGCCGACCGACCGCACCACTGCCAGCTACTGCTGGATCAGGGCCCCTTGCGCCGCACCGCCGATTACCAGCCGCTCACCCCAGCCGATTGCCGGCTGCTGCTGGGCACCGACTATGCCCTGCTGCGCCCCGCCTATCGCCGGCTGGCGCGGCCACACGCCAGTCAGTGGCAACGGGGCCTTGTCTGCTTTGGCGGCGCCGATCCCGCCGGCGCCTGCCTCGTCACCCTCAACAGCCTGGCCAAGCTGCCCTGGGCCCGCACCATTAGCTGGACCCTGGTGGCGGGCGGCGCCAACCCCTTCTGGCCCGAGCTGGAACAGAGAGTGGCCGAGCTGGCCGACCTCGATCTGGTGCTGCTGCGCCAGAGCGACCAGATGGCCGACCTGATGAGCCGGCACGACTTCGCCATCGGCGCCGCCGGCGGCATGACCTGGGAGCGGGCCTGTCTCGGCCTGCCGACCCTGGCAGTGCCCATCGTCGACAACCAGCAGTTCAACGACCAGGTGATCGCCCGCTTTCAGCTGGCCGAGCGGCTGACCCTGAGCGAGCTGGCCGAGCCTGAGCGGCTGCTGCAGGCCCTGCACCGGCTTGAACAACAGTCAGACGACTACCGCCGCCGTGGCCAGCAGCAGGTGGACGGGCTGGGGCTGGATCGGCTCACCGCCCGGTTGCTGCAACAATCGGATTATCAACTGTTACCAGATGGCCAACAGTGGCAACTACGCCATGATGACCGGCCGCTGCTCACACTGACGCTGAACGGTCAGCAGCTGACATGGCAGGCCACCCGGCCACTGCAACCAGCGGAGTGGCAAGAGCTGGCACATCGCTTGCAAACAATTTTCTCCCAATTTCCCCTCTATCTTGCCGAGCCACCGCAGATAGCGCCCCCTGCCCCCTGGCAGTTGGCGCCGCAAGGCTGGCAACTTGGCACAGGAGTCTGA
- the pseF gene encoding pseudaminic acid cytidylyltransferase, translating to MAIAIIPARGGSKRIPRKNIRPFCGQPMLAYAILAAQQSGCFNKVVVSTDDEEIAEVARQLGAEVPFLRPASLADDHTGTTPVVIDTIQRLDQLGIQAEHYCCIYATVPLIQADGLKAAYQRLIASKAPFVYTVAEFGFPIQRAVRIDAQGRVTPFWPEQMAKRSQDLEPAYQDAGQFYWGSRVAWLGGISPVGGEGLGHILPRHRVVDIDTPEDWHLAELLYQVLAQDDV from the coding sequence ATGGCCATCGCCATTATCCCGGCCCGGGGTGGCAGCAAACGCATTCCACGCAAGAATATCCGCCCCTTTTGTGGCCAGCCCATGCTCGCCTATGCCATCCTGGCGGCGCAACAATCAGGCTGTTTCAACAAGGTGGTGGTCTCCACCGATGATGAGGAGATTGCCGAAGTTGCTCGTCAACTGGGCGCGGAAGTGCCATTTCTTCGGCCTGCAAGCCTCGCCGATGATCACACAGGTACCACCCCTGTGGTGATCGACACTATCCAGCGGCTCGATCAGTTAGGCATCCAGGCAGAGCACTACTGCTGCATCTATGCCACGGTCCCGCTTATCCAAGCCGATGGCCTGAAGGCCGCCTATCAGCGGCTGATCGCAAGCAAGGCCCCCTTCGTCTACACGGTGGCCGAATTCGGCTTCCCGATCCAGCGGGCGGTGCGCATAGACGCGCAAGGCAGGGTCACGCCGTTCTGGCCGGAGCAGATGGCGAAACGTTCCCAGGATCTGGAGCCCGCCTATCAGGATGCCGGCCAATTCTACTGGGGCAGCCGCGTGGCCTGGCTGGGGGGGATCAGCCCGGTGGGCGGGGAAGGGCTCGGCCACATATTGCCGAGGCACAGGGTAGTCGACATCGACACGCCGGAAGATTGGCACCTGGCCGAACTGCTCTATCAAGTGCTGGCCCAAGATGACGTTTAG
- a CDS encoding GNAT family N-acetyltransferase: MALKMSYGVELRPIALWDLPALRRWRNQDEVRMQMVSQTRISPRQQRQWFAATRERLDQQHWVLWCKGVRAGYVNLKGESQGELQGQAIADAGLYLGNSTVRHPMLAVAAALSQLDQGFDELHIGCIRTLVRENNRSALRLNEQLGYSQIGQENGFFALELLPANYYAARERLRRFFR, from the coding sequence ATGGCGTTGAAGATGAGTTATGGCGTTGAGCTACGCCCGATAGCGCTGTGGGATCTTCCTGCTTTGCGGCGTTGGCGCAATCAGGATGAGGTGCGAATGCAGATGGTATCCCAGACGCGTATTTCACCGCGGCAACAGCGCCAATGGTTTGCCGCCACCCGTGAGCGGCTGGATCAGCAGCACTGGGTGCTCTGGTGCAAGGGCGTGCGAGCGGGTTACGTCAATCTGAAAGGTGAGTCTCAGGGCGAGCTGCAGGGTCAGGCGATCGCCGATGCGGGGCTCTATCTGGGCAACTCAACCGTGCGGCATCCCATGTTGGCCGTTGCTGCTGCCTTATCCCAGCTTGATCAGGGTTTTGATGAGTTGCACATCGGTTGTATTCGCACTCTGGTTCGGGAGAACAATCGCTCTGCCCTACGCTTGAATGAACAACTGGGTTATAGCCAGATAGGACAAGAGAACGGATTTTTTGCATTGGAACTGCTGCCGGCGAATTACTATGCCGCCCGTGAGCGGCTACGGAGATTTTTCAGATGA
- a CDS encoding acyl carrier protein has protein sequence MTIALEQVFAEALGIDIGSVSDGLAYNSIPQWDSVAHMGLIAQLEDNYGVLLDTDDIIDMSSVAKAREILVKYGVAF, from the coding sequence ATGACAATCGCATTGGAACAGGTTTTTGCCGAGGCGCTGGGTATTGATATCGGCAGCGTCAGCGATGGGTTGGCCTACAACAGCATCCCGCAGTGGGATTCTGTAGCCCACATGGGGCTGATTGCCCAGTTGGAGGATAACTACGGCGTGTTGCTCGACACCGATGACATTATCGACATGAGTTCAGTCGCCAAGGCACGCGAGATCCTGGTCAAGTACGGGGTCGCTTTCTGA
- a CDS encoding SDR family NAD(P)-dependent oxidoreductase, with protein sequence MKGLLQGKRVLITGAGRGIGLAIARQFASQGAELWLGGRDEVTMSQLATTIGTEFGVPCQPLCFDVADPSAVKQAFQQLFTQSRSLDVLVNNAGMLEEALLGMANQTHLQKTFSNNTFSVIYCSQYAARLMQRCGGGSIINLASLMGQVGAVGLSSYAGSKAAVIGITQSLAKELAASQIRVNAIAPGFIDTDMAHAIPQEKFAERVASIAMGRIGTPDEVAKVALFLASDLSSYVTGQVIGVDGGMVI encoded by the coding sequence ATGAAGGGGCTGTTGCAGGGCAAGCGGGTGTTGATCACCGGTGCCGGGCGTGGCATCGGTCTTGCCATCGCCCGTCAGTTTGCCTCTCAGGGGGCTGAACTGTGGCTGGGAGGCCGTGATGAGGTGACGATGAGCCAGCTGGCGACCACGATTGGTACCGAGTTTGGCGTGCCCTGCCAGCCTCTCTGTTTTGATGTGGCTGACCCGTCGGCGGTCAAGCAGGCCTTTCAACAGCTTTTTACCCAGAGCCGATCGCTGGATGTGCTGGTCAACAATGCCGGCATGCTGGAAGAGGCGTTATTGGGGATGGCTAACCAGACCCATCTGCAAAAGACATTCAGCAACAATACCTTTAGCGTGATCTACTGCAGCCAGTATGCCGCGCGCCTGATGCAACGCTGCGGTGGCGGCAGCATCATCAATCTCGCCTCCCTGATGGGGCAAGTGGGGGCTGTGGGGCTTAGCAGCTATGCCGGCAGCAAAGCTGCGGTGATCGGTATTACCCAGTCACTAGCCAAGGAGCTGGCCGCCAGCCAGATCCGGGTCAATGCCATTGCCCCGGGTTTTATCGATACCGATATGGCGCATGCTATCCCGCAAGAGAAGTTTGCCGAGCGGGTGGCCAGCATCGCGATGGGACGGATTGGCACGCCAGATGAAGTGGCCAAAGTGGCCCTGTTTCTTGCATCCGACTTGTCGAGCTATGTGACCGGGCAGGTGATTGGAGTCGATGGGGGGATGGTGATTTGA
- a CDS encoding AMP-binding protein: MNRPDLLTHLVEGNSEPAWRDPQEGWLSYGELARRVTQLATTYPVGRHLVYLPFVTSTLHLLHYLLALRDGHAIMLADPAQDARLHHEQCQRFGVSLRVLEDGAVAHLGDAPSLHPELAMLLPTSGSTGSCKWVRLSRTNLDANAAAIAEYLALNGRERAITSLPLFYSFGMSVLNSHLLAGASLVSCTASPLERHFWDEVNRHQVTSVAGVPFTFQMLNRLRFEWARYPSLMTLTQAGGRLEPALAKKFAEQASLLGRRFFVMYGQTEAAPRIAWLAHDEVMIAPDAIGRAVPGGRLSLRHEPGFPDGEGELVYQGPNVMLGYAELPEDLARGRDMDALFTGDLARCDEAGRFYLTGRLNRFLKLFGKRVSLAEVEAWLQGRGYSCAATGLDDRLLVAIEADACPSDALQLELARWLMVPPSSVRIYRHHLPRRSNMKIDYPALLTQLEQL; this comes from the coding sequence TTGAACCGGCCTGATTTGCTGACCCATCTGGTTGAGGGTAACAGCGAGCCCGCCTGGCGAGACCCGCAAGAGGGGTGGCTCAGTTATGGTGAGCTGGCCCGGCGTGTGACGCAGTTGGCCACCACTTATCCCGTAGGTCGTCATTTGGTCTACCTGCCATTTGTGACGTCCACCCTGCATCTGCTTCACTACTTGCTGGCCCTGCGTGATGGCCACGCCATCATGCTGGCCGATCCTGCACAGGATGCCCGGTTGCACCATGAGCAGTGCCAGCGCTTTGGTGTCAGCCTGCGGGTATTGGAAGATGGGGCTGTTGCGCATCTTGGCGATGCGCCTTCACTTCACCCTGAGCTGGCCATGCTGCTGCCCACGTCGGGCAGCACGGGGTCCTGCAAATGGGTGAGATTGTCGCGAACCAATCTTGATGCCAATGCCGCGGCCATCGCCGAATACTTGGCGCTGAACGGGCGTGAGCGCGCCATCACCTCGTTGCCACTTTTTTACTCCTTCGGTATGTCGGTGCTCAACAGCCATCTTTTGGCTGGCGCCTCTCTGGTTTCATGTACTGCCAGTCCCCTTGAGCGCCACTTCTGGGATGAGGTAAATCGCCATCAGGTCACCAGCGTGGCGGGGGTCCCGTTTACCTTTCAGATGCTAAACCGCTTGCGTTTTGAGTGGGCCCGCTATCCCAGCCTGATGACTCTGACCCAGGCCGGAGGACGACTTGAGCCGGCACTGGCAAAAAAGTTTGCCGAGCAGGCCTCCTTGCTGGGACGCCGTTTTTTCGTGATGTATGGCCAGACCGAAGCGGCGCCGCGCATCGCTTGGTTGGCACACGATGAAGTGATGATTGCCCCGGATGCCATTGGACGTGCCGTACCGGGCGGGCGTCTCTCTCTGCGTCATGAGCCCGGCTTTCCCGACGGGGAAGGGGAGTTAGTCTACCAAGGGCCAAACGTGATGCTGGGCTATGCGGAGCTCCCTGAAGATCTGGCTCGGGGGCGTGATATGGATGCGCTCTTTACTGGCGATCTGGCTCGTTGTGATGAGGCGGGCCGATTCTATTTGACCGGACGGCTCAACCGTTTCCTGAAGCTGTTTGGCAAACGGGTGAGCTTGGCTGAAGTGGAAGCCTGGTTGCAGGGGAGGGGCTATTCCTGCGCTGCGACCGGCCTCGATGATCGCCTGCTGGTAGCCATCGAGGCAGACGCGTGCCCCAGTGATGCACTACAGCTGGAGCTGGCCCGCTGGCTGATGGTGCCGCCATCAAGCGTTCGCATTTATCGGCATCATTTGCCACGACGCAGCAATATGAAGATTGATTATCCTGCCCTGTTAACACAACTGGAGCAGCTATGA
- a CDS encoding acyl-protein synthetase, with amino-acid sequence MNRLFDAPVFGLPQQEKSGLLLARLNELTQRHAQGCPAFANILSAFGWGQASTYQELPYLAARLFKLDQWQSVPQEDVFKVLTSSGTTGTPSRIVLDRDTAALQSKVLVKILQEFVGKQRLPMLLVEQPALIQNRSGFSARGAGALGLSFLGRDHTYALDEQMRPNWPVIEAFCDKYAGQPVLLFGFTFMVWQCLLEPLRERGLQLQLTQGTLFHSGGWKKLQHLAVDNPAFKQRCHEQLGLKRVHNFYGMVEQVGSVFVECEHGHLHAPLFADLLVRDPLTHRPLGVGQPGLLQVISAIPQSYPGHSLLSEDLGVLLGEDDCPCGRRGRYFQVSGRQQGAEVRGCSDTFQ; translated from the coding sequence ATGAACAGGCTGTTTGATGCGCCGGTTTTCGGGCTGCCCCAACAGGAAAAAAGTGGGCTGCTCCTTGCTCGCCTGAATGAATTGACGCAGCGCCATGCGCAGGGGTGTCCAGCTTTTGCCAATATTCTGTCGGCGTTTGGTTGGGGGCAGGCTTCGACTTATCAAGAGCTTCCCTATCTGGCCGCCCGCTTGTTCAAATTGGACCAATGGCAGAGTGTGCCGCAAGAAGACGTGTTCAAGGTGCTCACCTCCTCTGGCACTACCGGAACGCCGTCACGCATTGTGCTGGATCGGGATACCGCCGCGTTGCAGAGCAAGGTGCTGGTGAAGATCCTGCAAGAGTTTGTCGGCAAGCAACGGTTGCCCATGCTGCTGGTGGAGCAGCCTGCCCTGATTCAAAACCGCAGCGGCTTTTCAGCCCGCGGAGCCGGTGCGCTGGGCCTCTCCTTCCTTGGCCGTGACCATACCTATGCTCTCGATGAGCAGATGCGGCCCAACTGGCCGGTCATCGAGGCGTTTTGTGACAAATATGCGGGCCAGCCGGTCCTGTTGTTCGGCTTTACCTTCATGGTATGGCAATGTTTGCTGGAACCGCTGCGTGAGCGCGGTCTGCAATTGCAGCTGACGCAGGGCACGCTTTTTCACAGCGGTGGCTGGAAGAAGCTGCAACACCTCGCGGTGGATAATCCTGCCTTCAAACAGCGCTGCCATGAACAGCTGGGGCTGAAGCGGGTGCATAACTTCTACGGCATGGTGGAGCAGGTGGGGTCGGTGTTTGTCGAGTGTGAGCATGGCCATCTTCATGCTCCCCTCTTTGCCGATCTGCTGGTGCGGGATCCGCTGACTCATCGACCACTCGGGGTCGGCCAACCCGGCTTGCTGCAGGTGATCTCCGCCATTCCCCAAAGTTATCCCGGCCACAGTTTGCTCAGCGAGGATCTTGGTGTGCTGCTGGGGGAGGATGATTGCCCCTGCGGCCGTCGTGGCCGTTATTTTCAGGTATCAGGACGTCAGCAAGGCGCAGAGGTGAGGGGATGCAGCGACACTTTCCAGTGA
- a CDS encoding acyl-CoA reductase, with translation MQRHFPVSRSDVEDAAWQAGPEVAFAAPVSGWQGFVTRPLPSFAPVICDFVAALSARLLKEGRENPDLVAFGFWLRPRQIEVQHKRMAGRAPLGMVFHLVPSNVPTVAFYSWIMALLMGNGSVVRLSSRIDPVQEAMLAILNELFSLPEWQEIASRTRFIRYDHDEGITAWLSARCRLRIIWGGDETISRVRAIPLSPRAQEIVFPDRRSMAVLDSQWLANLDAAAWRQVVAALQQDFTRFNQQACASPTTICWLGTPTSALRRCLLEGIFAPFADNPSLMMERLINSQQNAAHDGQMKLETFSGVTLLTPTASLRLAHIGGGTVAEFVADNLDELLLQPWDMQTCVWVGPDKTQLEHALLVSPGCRIDRVASPGQALAFEWLWDGIDMLVACSRQLARIE, from the coding sequence ATGCAGCGACACTTTCCAGTGAGCCGGTCAGATGTAGAAGATGCCGCGTGGCAAGCGGGGCCAGAGGTTGCTTTCGCGGCTCCCGTCAGCGGCTGGCAAGGTTTTGTCACTCGCCCGCTGCCAAGCTTTGCGCCCGTCATCTGCGATTTTGTGGCTGCGCTCTCTGCACGTCTGCTGAAGGAGGGGCGAGAGAACCCGGATCTGGTCGCCTTTGGCTTTTGGTTGCGGCCGCGCCAGATTGAGGTACAGCACAAACGCATGGCAGGGCGTGCACCCTTGGGGATGGTTTTTCATCTGGTCCCCTCCAACGTGCCGACCGTTGCATTCTACTCCTGGATCATGGCGCTGCTGATGGGCAATGGGTCCGTGGTACGTCTCTCATCGCGCATCGACCCTGTGCAAGAGGCCATGTTGGCCATCCTGAACGAGCTCTTCTCTCTGCCCGAGTGGCAAGAGATTGCCTCCCGTACCCGTTTTATCCGTTATGACCACGACGAGGGCATCACCGCCTGGCTGTCGGCCCGGTGTCGGCTTCGTATTATCTGGGGAGGTGATGAAACCATCAGCCGGGTACGGGCTATTCCGCTCTCACCCCGCGCTCAGGAAATCGTGTTTCCGGATCGCCGCTCCATGGCGGTGTTGGATAGCCAATGGCTCGCTAACCTGGATGCTGCTGCGTGGCGGCAAGTGGTCGCGGCTTTGCAACAAGACTTTACCCGTTTCAATCAACAAGCCTGCGCCTCACCCACCACCATTTGCTGGCTGGGCACTCCCACCAGTGCGTTGCGCCGTTGTCTGCTTGAAGGGATCTTCGCTCCATTTGCAGATAATCCCTCCCTGATGATGGAACGCCTTATCAATAGTCAACAAAATGCCGCCCATGATGGCCAGATGAAGCTGGAGACCTTTTCTGGCGTCACCTTATTGACTCCCACCGCCTCTTTGCGGCTTGCACACATCGGAGGAGGTACAGTCGCCGAATTTGTTGCCGATAACCTTGATGAGTTGCTGCTACAGCCTTGGGATATGCAGACCTGTGTCTGGGTTGGCCCGGATAAAACGCAGCTTGAGCATGCGCTCCTGGTATCGCCAGGTTGTCGTATCGATAGGGTGGCAAGTCCGGGACAAGCGCTGGCATTCGAATGGCTCTGGGACGGCATCGACATGCTGGTGGCCTGCAGCCGTCAGCTTGCCCGCATTGAATAG
- a CDS encoding glycosyltransferase family A protein, whose amino-acid sequence MKISVLVPVYNLGRFIEPCLLSLLEQKTDFEFEVIAIDDGSSDDSWSIMQRLASLWPRLRALQNAQNMGLAKTQKRLLREADGEYIAYVDGDDLALPGKLQRQADYLDAHPGCTLCYHEAEMFDDETDARIKLFTRDYYNARYLEPVMTREALIRFGVFVNASSIMFRRYDGMADAIDEGCKIILDYPWHILNLSHNPGTLDFIPELLGRYRFHTQSFGGQTRKSAERREQSLRDLLRACDNAAAFGADPVIIAQGRAHHYYSAALYFLRQDDVARFTQLIELSVDAVARLAPGWFFDERHQLAWAERSHPARVMQQLFGDRA is encoded by the coding sequence ATGAAAATCAGCGTACTGGTGCCGGTATACAACCTCGGGCGCTTCATTGAACCTTGCCTGCTTAGCCTGCTGGAACAAAAAACGGATTTCGAATTCGAGGTGATCGCCATTGATGACGGCTCGAGCGATGACTCCTGGTCCATTATGCAGCGGTTGGCGTCACTGTGGCCTCGGCTACGGGCACTACAGAACGCGCAAAATATGGGGTTGGCTAAAACCCAGAAACGCTTGTTGAGAGAGGCGGACGGTGAATATATCGCCTATGTCGACGGGGATGATCTGGCTCTGCCGGGCAAGCTGCAGCGTCAGGCCGACTATCTGGACGCACACCCCGGCTGCACACTTTGCTATCACGAGGCGGAGATGTTTGATGATGAGACCGATGCTCGGATCAAGCTCTTCACCCGCGATTACTACAACGCCCGTTACCTCGAACCCGTGATGACGCGGGAGGCGTTGATCCGCTTCGGGGTCTTCGTCAATGCCAGCTCCATCATGTTCCGTCGTTATGACGGCATGGCTGATGCCATCGATGAGGGGTGCAAGATCATCCTCGATTATCCCTGGCACATCTTGAACCTCTCCCACAATCCGGGGACGCTGGATTTTATCCCCGAATTATTGGGCCGCTATCGCTTCCATACCCAGAGTTTTGGCGGGCAAACCCGCAAGTCGGCTGAGCGTCGTGAACAGTCGCTGCGCGATCTGCTGCGTGCCTGTGACAATGCGGCGGCATTCGGTGCTGATCCCGTGATCATTGCTCAGGGGCGTGCCCATCACTACTACTCTGCCGCGCTCTACTTTTTGCGGCAGGATGATGTCGCCCGCTTCACGCAGCTTATCGAGCTGTCTGTCGATGCTGTGGCCAGGCTAGCCCCCGGTTGGTTCTTCGATGAACGACATCAGTTGGCATGGGCAGAGCGGTCCCATCCCGCGCGTGTCATGCAGCAACTGTTTGGAGATAGAGCGTGA